A genomic segment from Brevundimonas mediterranea encodes:
- a CDS encoding ActR/PrrA/RegA family redox response regulator transcription factor encodes MPEIDARITALPDKSLLLLDDDQALRTRMGRALEARGFEVTTAESVAEATRLLRDKAPAFAVLDMRLEDGNGLKVVEAVRDRRADARIVMLTGYGAIATAVAAVKAGAVDYLSKPADADDVVKALLATADEAPEPPDNPMSADRVRWEHIQRVYELCDHNVSETARRLGMHRRTLQRILAKRAPR; translated from the coding sequence ATGCCCGAGATAGACGCCCGTATCACCGCCCTCCCCGACAAGTCCCTGCTGCTGCTGGACGACGACCAGGCCCTGCGCACCCGAATGGGGCGGGCGCTGGAGGCGCGCGGCTTCGAGGTGACGACCGCCGAGTCCGTCGCCGAGGCCACCCGGTTGCTGCGCGACAAGGCCCCGGCCTTCGCCGTGCTGGACATGCGGCTGGAGGACGGCAACGGCCTGAAGGTCGTCGAGGCGGTGCGCGACCGGCGCGCGGACGCCCGCATCGTCATGCTGACCGGATACGGCGCCATCGCCACGGCCGTGGCCGCAGTCAAGGCCGGGGCCGTCGACTATCTGTCCAAGCCCGCCGACGCCGACGACGTGGTCAAGGCCCTGCTGGCCACGGCCGACGAGGCGCCCGAGCCGCCGGACAATCCGATGAGCGCCGACCGGGTGCGCTGGGAACATATCCAGCGCGTCTATGAACTGTGCGACCACAATGTCTCGGAGACCGCGCGTCGTTTGGGCATGCACCGCCGCACCCTGCAACGCATCCTGGCCAAGCGCGCCCCGCGCTGA
- a CDS encoding ActS/PrrB/RegB family redox-sensitive histidine kinase has product MTSTEDRIAPHAPPPPLEGSLSGASLADAGLSEAGWREAPRRGRGFSLRTLIVLRWLTILGQSVAILTASQGLHFPLPLWPCLIVIAVSAAVNVGAMARVRRLEASLPDGRTTAVHLGFDIFQLGLLLGLTGGLENPFCLLLVAPVTIAAAALPARQALLLGLLALIAVGVLFFWSEPLPWRAHENFHLPLLYRLGMAMALVTGVVFTAGYAWRVAADAEKLELALATTQDVLQREQRLAALGGLAAAAAHELGTPLATIQVVAKELQRASAPDSDAAEDAALILQQAERCRGILTQLSQQPEGDDALYADVALKALLEEVVEPHRGFDLNFEVLVKTPPGQPAPRVRRMPEVVHGLSTLVENAADFAASTVRVQALVDAGWIEIAILDDGPGFASDILPRLGEPYVTSRPQGKARLALAAQIAAATSRRRNTGAETPIAPSQGGMGLGFFIARTLLERTGGVVSVGQGLPRPEVTSDARSPARGARVAVRWARPALEVAA; this is encoded by the coding sequence GTGACCTCGACAGAAGACCGCATCGCGCCGCATGCGCCCCCGCCTCCATTGGAGGGGAGTCTGTCCGGCGCTTCCTTGGCCGACGCCGGCCTGTCCGAAGCGGGTTGGCGCGAGGCGCCGCGGCGGGGACGCGGCTTTTCGCTGCGGACCCTGATCGTCCTGCGCTGGCTGACGATCCTGGGCCAGAGCGTGGCCATATTGACGGCGTCGCAGGGCCTGCACTTCCCCCTGCCCTTGTGGCCCTGCCTGATCGTCATCGCCGTCAGCGCGGCGGTCAATGTCGGGGCCATGGCGCGGGTGAGACGACTGGAGGCCAGCCTGCCGGACGGGCGAACCACGGCCGTCCATCTGGGGTTCGACATCTTCCAGCTGGGCCTGCTGCTGGGCCTGACCGGCGGGCTGGAGAACCCCTTCTGCCTGCTGCTGGTGGCGCCGGTGACGATCGCCGCGGCGGCCCTGCCCGCCCGCCAGGCCCTGTTGCTGGGCCTGCTGGCCCTGATCGCGGTGGGGGTGCTGTTCTTCTGGTCCGAGCCCCTGCCCTGGCGCGCCCACGAGAATTTCCACCTGCCCCTGCTCTATCGGCTCGGCATGGCCATGGCCCTGGTGACGGGGGTGGTGTTCACCGCCGGCTACGCCTGGCGGGTGGCGGCCGACGCCGAGAAGCTGGAACTGGCCCTGGCCACGACCCAGGACGTGCTGCAGCGCGAGCAGAGGCTGGCGGCCCTGGGCGGGCTGGCGGCGGCCGCGGCGCACGAACTGGGCACGCCGCTGGCGACCATCCAGGTGGTGGCCAAGGAGCTTCAGCGCGCCTCGGCCCCCGACAGCGACGCGGCCGAGGACGCCGCCCTGATCCTGCAACAGGCCGAGCGGTGCCGGGGCATACTGACCCAGCTGTCGCAACAGCCCGAGGGCGACGACGCCCTCTATGCCGACGTCGCCCTGAAGGCCCTGCTGGAAGAGGTGGTGGAGCCGCACCGGGGGTTCGATCTGAACTTCGAGGTTCTGGTCAAGACCCCGCCCGGCCAGCCCGCGCCGCGCGTACGCCGAATGCCCGAGGTGGTCCACGGCCTGTCGACCCTGGTCGAGAACGCCGCCGATTTCGCCGCCTCCACCGTGCGGGTCCAGGCCCTGGTCGACGCCGGCTGGATCGAGATCGCCATCCTGGACGACGGCCCCGGCTTCGCCAGCGACATCCTGCCCCGGCTGGGCGAGCCCTATGTGACCAGCCGCCCCCAGGGCAAGGCGCGCCTGGCCCTGGCCGCCCAGATCGCCGCCGCCACGTCCCGGCGGCGCAACACCGGGGCCGAGACGCCCATCGCCCCCAGCCAGGGCGGCATGGGTCTGGGCTTCTTCATCGCCCGCACCCTGCTGGAGCGGACCGGGGGGGTGGTCAGCGTCGGCCAGGGTCTGCCGCGGCCCGAAGTCACCTCCGACGCCCGCAGCCCTGCGCGCGGCGCCCGCGTGGCGGTCCGGTGGGCGCGCCCGGCCCTGGAGGTGGCGGCCTGA